The nucleotide sequence tctttacttcttctcttttatccttcccttttcttacttcttaccttccttttagttctccatatttcttttccctttaataaaccttcctttccaccttctctaACTTCTCTCATTTTCGTTTGGTCTTTTTACcgattctttctctattttacaccaccaccaccatcaccttacttacctaacctagcctaacctgtCTTTCCGCCCAGTTCCTCATGAAGTGCAAGGGGGATGGGGACCTGAGTTACTTCATGCTGCACACCGAAGGAAAAATGCTGCAGCCTGCTTATTACGAGAGGCTACGCATCACCGTCTTCCAGAATgcatccgttttctttgaagtaaGGCGGCAGCACacgatcgagagagagagagagagagagagagagagagagagagagagagagagcggaaaatatatgaataaagtaaagggaaaactaaaggaaatagaagtgaTGATTcgtttgcagttttttttcacataagggaaagctggcctagagtaagagtaaaaaaataataaaataataataatgatagtaatgatgataataataataataataataataataatgataataaagccCATTAAGATACCAGTTTCCAAGCAGGCtcgagagagttagcccaaatgggataaatgtcttgaaacctccctctgaaatgagttcaagtcataggaagatggaaatacagaagcaggcagagagttccagagtttaccagagaaaggtatcaatgattgagagtactgggtaactcttgcattagagacttagacagaataagagtgagaggaagaaagtcatgtttgtgtgtgtgtgtgtgtgtgtgtgtgttgggagggttACCAATtgagatgttattgttgttgttattgttcttattattttttagcattgcatttctctataatattttcataatttcatcctttctacatagagagagagagagagagagagagagagagagagattgattgatggCTTTATTGTTGTAAAACtagacaacaaaggaggaggtcgGAGCATGCTGGCCTCCCCCTAAACATGAAACAAACATAAGTAAGGGTCGGGATCAGAGAAAATGACATTGTACTTTATgagccaagacacacacacacacacacacacacacacacacacacacacacacacacacacacacacacacacacacacatatatatatatatatatatatatatatatatatatatatatatatattgcacttAAATagaaatgcgagagagagagagagagagagagagagagagagagagagagagagagagagagaatttaagaaGTTTCAAAGCAGAAAATTATATTATCACGTAATTAATTTGCTTTATCGAATATGTTTAATGATTTCTTCCTACCTACAGTAGATTATCAATGTGATGCtaaccattctcctcctcctcctcctcctcctcctcatcatcatcatcatcatcatcatcatcatcatcatcatcatcatcattatcaccatcatcgtcatcatcatcatcattctcaacAGAGCATCAGTTTGGAACACGTGGGAACACACCTGTGCATTCGTAAAAACGGGGGCGAGGACCACGGCTACCGTACCCACCTGGAAGTGCGCCCCCTACCCCCTGACAACCTGTGGGTGAATGTGTACAGGGTAAGACTGAGGAGAGGGGGGAAATAGGAATGGGTAGAAGAAATGATAGATAAGGAGtcttatttatctgtctttatTGATCTATCcaactgtttatctatttatctatatttacctatttatatatttatttatctatttatctatctgttcattTATCTAGCTACCAATCTAtcagtctttctatctatctatctatctatctaactatctatccatttatttagcTACATATCTGTGTATCATTCCatctatttgtgtatctatctatccatatatatctttctgtctatctatctgtctatcgatttatccatccatctatctatctatctatctatcgatgtatccatccacctatctatccatgtatctatttatctatatatctatctatctatatctctctctctctctctctctctctctctctctctctctctctctctctctctctctctctctctatatatatatatatatatatatatatatatatatatatatatatatatatatatatatatatatatatatatatatatatatatatatatatatatatatatatatatatatatatatatatagttatctatctatcactatctaTGTCTaactatttatgtatgtatctatctttatttatctgtctatctatctatctatctctatctacttatctaactatctatccatctatctatttatttatctgacgcccttctctctttctctctctcccggcaGACCAAGTTCATAACAGGCTTCATTGCTGCCATGATCATTGCTTTGCTGTTCATCCTCGGCTGCCTCGTCCACAAGTACCGCTGGGAGGCTTCTGAtcaaggtttgtgtgtgtgtgtgtgtgtgtgtgtgtgtgtgtgtgtgtgtgtgtgtgtgcttttaatAGCTGAGTCTTTCTTTTGAAAttagtttgtcatgttttatcctgagagagagagagagagagagagagagagagagagagagagagagagagcatttaacTCGGCTCCCAACACGTTTATAATTCTCATCTAtgttcctcccccccctctccctctttccagaCACCTCCCCCATCGTCACCAACAGTGCCTACATCAACCCCGCCTTGGTCAACGACGACACAGAGTCCGGCTGTAGCACCAAGATGTAGGTCAGGCCAGATCAGGTTAGGTCAAATTAGGTCAAGGtggtcaattttttttatcatctgtaGGTTAGGTCAGTgaggttttattgttattattattattattattattattattattgttattaggtcaAGTTGGGTTAAAAGTGTCAAAGTGAGATCAAAggtggttttatttgtttattttatttatttatgtgtgtgtgtgtgtgtgtgtgtgtgtgtgtgtgtgtgtgtgtgtgatatgaaaGATTCCTTGAAGTTAGAAATTATTATGTTTgtgtgattgattgatagagagaaagagagagagagagagagagagagagagagtgtgtgtgtgtgtgtgtgtgtgtgtgtgtgtgtgtgtgtgtgagtgtgtggctttttttcttaagtgtaattgaaaaaaatatattatggtTGATTGTGAAGGTCAaaattttatcccttttttagGCTGTGCAGTATAAGTTGTCTgtcatttatgtttatttatgtgtagTGATAAAGTAAAAGTAGTGAAAGAATTAAGATTATCCTCCACatgttattgatttattttatcatttgatATGACCAGTTCAGTTTATAATCCCAGTTATGTTCCATATATAGTACAagttttattgattttccttAGTGTATATAGTAAGTGTTGTGTTGTAGTGAAACATTTAGCACTATTCTCCACTATAGTCATGAAGTTACAATTAGTTTTAACGAGAAGTTTTAATGtttaaaaatgttgttttcGTTCATTATTCACACAAACAAAGAATTGATATAGTTATGTGTATTGATCACAAGCTTAACAAAAAATTATACTTAGAaataaggagagatggaaaaaggtgaaactatagaaaaaaaaaaaaaaaagagagaaagaaaactcatATTTTGTATGAATGTGTATTCATCTTGCCCAACACatgaaaataaaccaaaagTTAAACAAATCCAATAAATAACCTTGATATCAGTAAGTATAAGGTAGAACCGAGGTAAAGGAAGGTCTCTAGGGAGGGATTAATTAATGCTCCATACtgaagccttctctctctctctctctctctctctctctctctctctctctctctctctctctctctctctcgtcattactCAGCACTATGCGTCACTGCCAGACACTCACACCTCCCCGATCACTGCTTTACACTGTAGTTATGAATTAtcgccaaaaaaaaaatcaagaagtaTTAGCACTACCGTTGAGCGTCTTTGTAGATTCACTATACTGGTACATAGATCTCAGTCTCCTTCAAACCAggcagtttttccctcttccataacaAAAACCATCACTGAAACAACCTTGAAAATCCAAATGAATATAGGATAAAATCGAGGTAAAGGAAGGTATCTGTGTTAAACTGGCTTATAAATAGggtttgattatttattttattttattttattttaccttttttgttgttgcccttggccagtgttcCCCtctaatatataaagaaaaaaaaagataactgaaGCCACTTTGAAAATCCTTATAAAATGCAAGGTAGAACGGAGGTAAAGGAAAGTTTTTATGTTTTAGTATAATAGTTTTGTTGCCTTAGCTTGGCCGGTGTTCCCctcttaaataagaaaaaagagaaaacgatcaCTAAAACTCTAAAAACTCTTATAACTTCCACGGGATATGAACCTGAAACACTTGTGAGGTTCTTGAAttcaaaacacattaaaatcTTGACACAGTTCTTCACCAATTCAATTTGTCGAGTGTGCTTCACTGTGAGATGCTGAACTGGAGTGCGAGAAAGTAGAGGATCATCATAGCCcttaatagcaacaataattatAAGGTTACGATCGATAATCCcgttttcttatcttatataactttttttttatatcatgtggacttttcacgggaatttatgggctaaaggaaatACTTTTCTTatagtacctcctatctcaaagcccacccgctaggaaaccgttgccccgagtgaggaagcccaatctacactcggaccgtggacaggattcgaacccgtgcgcttagagacccctcggacctcaaagcacgcatgattctACTGTACCACATAATATTATCCTACTTAGATTATATTTCATGTTTTCGTGAAAGTTTTGTTCATGTTCATAACTTATATTTATTGTTGAGTTATcaaaaaaaaaccatgatatctccattgaaaaaactaaataaatgaaaaagatttGTATCCTAAAGGTTTTCTTTTATCACAGTTTACGAACGACACAGAGATGAACATTAGGGTTCCCGTGGGAGTTTCTAATGTTATGATGCAAATTCCTGCTCAACATCTATGAGATCTTGTCTTCGAAAACCCATAATAACGCGAAAAATCgggtttgtatttattttttttttcaagtgtttttttcgAAATTAAAGTGGATTTCCTTGTCGAATTATTTATAGAATATGAAATCTCCCTTGAAAATCTAAATAATATGAACTATTAgtcttgtattctgaaacactaatCTTATGTCATTTTGCTCGGTTCATGATATCATTTCATAGTATTTCTTAATTAGATTATTACTAcggtagaataatgaaaaacaccCTTCAGAACATCATTAACAATCAAAAGTGCAAGTACAGTCGAGATAAGACGATAAAATATTGAGATTTGAGTGTTGATTTAGGAATTAAGTTACTGTGTACAGCCGGTCATCCTCATCCTGTTCCGCCTTCAGAAAGCTGATTTACCTGGCCCGTGCCTATGTGGCtactcttcattcattttctcatcttattctttctccttctctctcttctccacttttattttcctctttcctcatcccttcccctcattcatcctttctctttcttctgtcttctttttccatttcctcgtctttgttattctttcctacattctaccctcttctctccatcattcttgttcttctgcttTGTCACTTTCCCTTTATCTCTGagttcttccttcattcgtaaggtgcaagagagagagagagtatatagtggaaccatgcgtgctttggactccgaggggtctccaagcgcacgggttcgaatcctgttcacggtccgagtgtaggttgggcttcctcactcggggcaacggttttccTAGCTTTGAGATAAGatgtaccacaaaaagtatctatcccctttagcccatgaattcccgtgaaaagcccacatggtataagatagagagagagagagagagagagagagagagagagagagagagagagagagagcgtgtgatctcaaaaagagaaaaaaatggcgtTCTTAAAGTATACTGCATGATGttaaaataatatatagaaaataaataaacaatcatctctctctctctctctctctctctctctctctctctctctacaaccgaTACACAGCCATGAAGTGCGAAAATACTTATGTACaaataattcagagagagagagagagagagagagagagatagtgtgtgtgtgtgtgtgtgtgtgtgtgtgaggcttcGCTACACTCTTGAAGGACAGCGGAAGGGTGAGTGTGATAGTGCATTAtaagagtgttgttgttgttattgaaggtggtgctggtggtagtataGTCAGCTGAGAGTCATTGTTGCCCTaacccctctccttcctccttttattgctcctcttccacctcctcctcctcctcctcctcctcctcctcctcctccttcatcacagtGACAGTCATGTATAGGCCTACTGTTTTCTGGTATTGCctagatttattttttgttcaattTGTTTTGcccctgtttttatttattcagttatcttttgttttctttttttatctgagATTTCAAATAAGGAAGGGAGTGTATTGAATAgtattgctttcttcttcttcttcttcttcttcttcttcttcttcttctctttggtTTGCTTTGTCACGAAGGAAAGGgaacaaaaacagacaaaacagcTATATGTATACGTggatagaaaacaaataaatgaaaataataacacacacacacacaaagtcattTTCTGTGGAGGCTGAGTGATGGTTGGTGGATCTTGTCAAACTTCAGATTTTTACGTAATGATTGAGAAGCGTAAGAAAATAacggaaatgttgttaatttaGATTATGTTTATTGTTATGGTGATAAAACGTTAATAGTCACTCACGTAAACTGATAgaatattattttactttatcttacttttttttttttttttttttacttcaaatAGCACAAGATAATAATTAGATTTTACACAATATAGTTTATTTGTGATGTAGCCAGAATTAAAATGAATATTGTTTACCtatattttgcattattaacactgaaacgaaataaaagaaaataaacatttcTATTGTATGTTGTAATAATATAgctaatttatcattaattagaacgttttttttctttttttttttttttgtgtgtgtgtcacatttttttctttttttaattccatGCGTTATATATTTCCAGCAACAATAGCTAAGATAATATCTAGTCACATAACATAGCAAAAAGTTTTAAGTTACTCATGAAATAATCCAGCTTTCTATTTTGAAATATCATTTTctttgagtttatttattttcaaggaTAACGTTTGCATTTTTGGATTGATATCTTCAGAATCCCTGCATGTTAACGCTACAAGATATTTATATCAGCAGCTGACTGATTTTCAGTACACCGTGGATATTGTCCTTTTATAGCAAATTAATGTCATCTACAGCTTTAGTTACGTTGTCATGTATGTTTTTCCCCGGAGATTATTCAAAATTCTTACTAATCTAATATTgatcatgaaaacaccattaaagaCCTATCAAATTCAAGTAGAGCCTGTTCTAAAaggcagaaacaaaaaaatcagcGATAAATTTTTATCTAGGAACATGGGAACAATTATGAACGCCCATAAATTTCCACGAAACCCTATCAAATTGCcactaaaactataaaaacatcACTAAGATCCAAGTAACTTTCATTGGATCTGATGATTTttactggaaccatgaaaacaccttttaAAAACCTAATAACATTCACTAGAACTATCACTgagaccttgaaaacacccttaaaaatctaaTAACATTCATTAGAACtagtcaaactatcactggaatctTAGAAACACCACtgaaaccccaataacttcaaagagaaactagaaaactattactattaaaaaCATCCTGGAGAATCCTAACAACTTGCACTAGAGGTTCTTAAAAGTAAATGAGGCGAATATTTAGAAATCCAGTACTTGTGTTAATATAATTCTTGCATAACATCGCCCGTCactgaaatagaaggaaattgATTGCTAAATGCGCTTATAGCTTTTCGTTATCGTTAATATAGACATTTATACTTCCTTCCCATTGAACTGTTAAGATGTTATCAATAAAGGTGAGGCTATTAAATGTTTGTGTTGAGTGTAATaacatatgtattttttttcgcgTGTTATTTATTGCTTTCTCTAATGcaataattttttcttcctgcttgtgttgttgttgttgctgttgttgttgttgttgttgttgttgttgttgttgttgtccactTTGTCATTACATTtgtctacattctctctctctctctctctctctctctctctctctctctctctctctctctctctctctctctctctctcttacaacttCGTCCTTtctacactagagagagagagagagagagagagagagagagagagagcttactcGTTGCCGTTCTCCGAAATAACAACGCTATCATGATGAcaaatggatctctctctctctctctctctctctctctctctctctctctctttccggatATTGAAATTAAATGTATAGATCACAAATAaacaaccaaataaataaataaataaatacaataattaaataagtaaataagataagaaagaaagaaaaaaaaagaaggaaagtaatatCTGAGgtggtagcaacagcagcagcagtagtagtagtagtagtagtagtagtagtagtagtagtagtagtagtagtagtagtagtagtagtagtagtagtagtagtagcagtagtagtagtagtagcagtagcagtagtagtagtagtagtagcagtagcagtagtagtagtagtagtagtagtggtaacaaccaccactactactattactactactactactactgctactactactactactactactaataataataataataataatactgctactactactgctactactgctacttctacctctattattactgctattactactgctatttctacGACTGCTACTACGATTAATAACaagaacgataataataataccaccacaattaccaccaccacacactctctGCGCACCTTCCCCAAGACAGGTGAGACCATAATGAGCAGGTGAGGTGGCTGATGCCATTACCTGTGGAGATGTATGACACTCCATAGCACACCTGTTGCTGGCAcctggctggagagagagagagagagagagagagagagagagagagagagagagagagagagagagagagagagagagagagagagaatgcatattAGATTAAATGTCAACAgatataattaatttcttcttttctttattgtcatcattatcttttcttcttcttcttcttcttcttcttcttcttcttcttcttcttcttcttcttcttcttactactactactactactactactactactactactactactactactactactactactactactactactactactactactactactactactactactactacttaaagtAATGTGTAAAAGTaatccatagagagagagagagagagagagagagagagagagagagagagagagagagagagagaatctacggAAATAAATTGGAGGAAAACGTGccggaggaaagtggaggtgaggagggaaggaagaaagaaggaatagggaaaggaagaaggaataaaactttctcactttctgtcTTTATGGGAAAGAATTTGTTCACGTCGACATCcggtacgtctctctctctctctctctctctctctctctctctctctctctctctctctgaaaacgaATATTTAATCCAAtattaatgagagaaaaacaagaaaaaaaattgacagattatgtgtgtgtgtgtgtgtgtgtgtgtgtgtgtgtgtgtgtgtgtgtgtgtgtgtttcactgtttgatctgctgcagtctctggcgagacagccagacgttaccctacggaacgagctcagagctcattgtttccgatcttcggataggcctgagaccaggcacacaccacacaccgggacaacaaggtcacaactcctcgatttacatcccgtacctactcactgctaggtgaacagcacctacacgtgaaaggagacacacccaaatatctccaccgggccggggaatcgaaccccggtcctctggtttgtgaagccagcgctctaaccactgtgtgtgtgtgtgtgtgtgtgtgtgtgtgtgtgtgtgtgtgttttaaaagtCACGGAGCACTGTAGAAAGTTTACCTACATTTTGACGATGGAAAGCAAGTGTATAGTGGTCAGAgtattgccttccttccttccttccttctttccttccttccttcgttccttcattcctttcctccttctctctttattcttttattttatcaattgtaagtattctctatttctattcccttccttgcttttctccttccttccttccttcattccttcatttatttatttcttcattcttacgGTCTTtagcttctttcctccttctttctttattctatttttgttttttatcgatttattttatgtctttatctttatctcctttcttccttcctttatttgttcatatttttcttcttttttttatcttttactcgtttcccttttctccttacttattttacattttcattatctctcttcctttccttctttctgtcttccttccttccttcattcattcattccttttctcattcttacattttttagctcatttcttccttctcaacattttctatttttgcttctctcgatttttcttatttatttctctatctttattctcttccttccgtcttttcctccatctattcctcttctctctctctctctctctctctctctctctctctctctctctctctctctctctctctctctctctctctctctctctctcttattcctattGTTATTTgacttacttccttcttcctttttattcaatttttgttccttttcttccttacatttcatatcctttttcttttcttctccatttccttcattttcttctttcctacattttctcctttactcattcattcatttattcattctttctcatttcatgcttgttctattttgtttttatttctttgtttattcactgccttccttcctttctttcttttattcattcattcattcattcattcactgttattgtttttttttttttggggggccacactcctcattctctcattaatttattctcgttttgttttcttt is from Portunus trituberculatus isolate SZX2019 chromosome 36, ASM1759143v1, whole genome shotgun sequence and encodes:
- the LOC123513703 gene encoding uncharacterized protein LOC123513703; translation: MGSRHALPCLVVLLLAAWGHCSISVINEIIPTEGDEFLMKCKGDGDLSYFMLHTEGKMLQPAYYERLRITVFQNASVFFESISLEHVGTHLCIRKNGGEDHGYRTHLEVRPLPPDNLWVNVYRTKFITGFIAAMIIALLFILGCLVHKYRWEASDQDTSPIVTNSAYINPALVNDDTESGCSTKM